A window of the Desulfopila inferna genome harbors these coding sequences:
- a CDS encoding acetyl-CoA carboxylase biotin carboxylase subunit, which yields MKKKILVANRGEIAIRLIRAIQELGCLAVAVFETPDEMSRHIRIADEAILLGDGPRKDYLDIDKIIRAAKMSGAAAIHPGYGFLAENPYFAKACEEADILFIGPSSEIIHNLGNKVIARQIMADAKIPMVPGTSNLAQGKEGIEQALHFADTHGYPLMLKATSGGGGRGIRRIDSDDEMRKQIPMARSEALAAFNDDSIYLEKVVINPKHVEVQILADQSGNTVHLGTRDCSIQRRNQKLIEIAPSMIKNQDLLDEICITAVKAAKAANYFNAGTVEFLIDEHFNYYFMEINTRVQVEHTVTEMITGIDIVRNQINLAFGEDLPFSQEDVKIRGHAIEVRINAEDPKNDFMPEGGKTVEVYRSTGGFGVRLDGFVYQGYVIPEVYDSLLVKLTVHGFTWDETVGRLIRCLRNFHIRGPKTTIPFYLNIATEKDFVSGNFDTSYIDTHPLIFVYDEDSSEVGKLAKFIAEIHYKKTNAFAA from the coding sequence TTGAAAAAAAAGATTCTTGTAGCCAATCGTGGAGAAATTGCCATCAGGTTAATACGGGCCATTCAGGAACTAGGCTGTCTGGCAGTAGCCGTTTTTGAAACACCTGATGAAATGTCCAGGCATATTCGCATAGCCGATGAAGCCATTCTGCTCGGAGATGGCCCCAGAAAGGATTATCTCGACATTGATAAGATTATTCGGGCTGCCAAAATGTCAGGCGCTGCAGCCATACATCCCGGCTACGGTTTTCTGGCAGAAAATCCCTACTTCGCTAAAGCCTGTGAAGAAGCTGACATTCTCTTTATCGGCCCCTCCTCTGAAATAATACACAACCTCGGCAATAAGGTCATTGCCCGACAGATTATGGCCGATGCCAAAATACCTATGGTACCGGGGACCTCAAATCTTGCCCAGGGAAAGGAGGGGATAGAGCAAGCGCTGCATTTCGCCGACACTCATGGATATCCTCTTATGCTCAAAGCTACTTCGGGTGGCGGAGGCCGTGGTATTCGAAGGATAGATTCCGATGATGAGATGCGGAAACAGATTCCGATGGCACGCTCCGAAGCTCTGGCGGCATTTAACGATGATTCCATTTATCTGGAAAAAGTAGTGATAAATCCTAAGCACGTGGAGGTCCAGATTCTTGCCGACCAATCCGGAAATACCGTGCACCTGGGCACCAGGGACTGCTCCATACAGAGGCGAAATCAGAAACTGATCGAGATTGCACCGTCCATGATTAAAAATCAGGATCTTCTCGATGAGATTTGTATTACAGCCGTTAAGGCAGCCAAGGCCGCCAACTATTTTAATGCGGGAACGGTGGAATTCCTCATCGATGAACACTTCAATTACTACTTCATGGAGATCAATACACGGGTTCAGGTCGAACACACTGTCACCGAAATGATCACCGGCATCGATATCGTGCGCAACCAGATAAATCTGGCTTTCGGCGAGGATCTGCCCTTCTCCCAGGAAGATGTTAAAATCCGCGGACATGCCATTGAAGTCCGCATCAACGCAGAAGATCCCAAGAATGATTTCATGCCTGAAGGGGGAAAAACAGTGGAGGTATACCGATCTACCGGCGGGTTCGGGGTACGTCTCGACGGCTTTGTCTATCAGGGCTATGTAATACCGGAAGTGTATGATTCACTCCTGGTAAAACTTACCGTCCACGGTTTCACCTGGGATGAGACGGTAGGCAGGTTGATCCGCTGTCTGCGTAATTTTCATATCCGGGGACCGAAAACTACTATTCCCTTCTATCTTAATATCGCCACAGAAAAGGATTTTGTCAGCGGTAACTTCGATACTTCCTATATCGATACCCATCCACTCATTTTCGTGTATGACGAAGACAGCAGTGAGGTCGGTAAGCTGGCTAAATTTATTGCCGAAATTCATTATAAGAAAACCAATGCCTTTGCGGCTTAA
- the rlmN gene encoding 23S rRNA (adenine(2503)-C(2))-methyltransferase RlmN, protein MEMKKTDLKNLDQKGLVEYVESLNQPAFRGRQLMAWLYKPGIHEFAQMTDLAKVFREILGDYALISTFADPLVERSGDGCVKFGFRLDDGYMIEAVLIPEVDRNTLCVSSQVGCAMQCSFCLTGTMGFIRNLQPAEIVNQVCAVRDFLLDEPEEQRIGPQEVTNIVFMGMGEPLNNLENLLTSISILTEQKGLDFTGRRITVSTCGIIPKMRLLGENSSVNLAVSLHAVDDATRDMLMPINKKYPLDQLLEACRTYPMPKRRRIMFEYTLLRDINDSDRDARKLAHQLQSIPCKINLLAYNESEDLPYKAPTFERMLAFQEILRKNNYSVFIRTSRGADISAACGQLAGKHN, encoded by the coding sequence ATGGAAATGAAAAAAACAGATCTTAAGAATCTCGATCAAAAAGGCCTTGTAGAATATGTCGAAAGCCTCAATCAGCCTGCTTTCAGAGGTCGCCAGCTCATGGCCTGGCTATACAAACCAGGTATTCATGAATTCGCACAAATGACCGATCTCGCCAAAGTATTCAGGGAAATCCTCGGCGATTATGCCCTTATTTCCACCTTTGCTGATCCTCTTGTAGAACGATCCGGTGACGGCTGCGTAAAATTCGGCTTTCGCCTGGATGACGGCTATATGATCGAAGCAGTATTGATTCCCGAAGTTGATCGCAATACGCTTTGTGTTTCGTCACAGGTTGGCTGCGCCATGCAATGCTCTTTTTGCCTTACCGGAACAATGGGGTTTATCCGTAATCTTCAGCCTGCCGAGATTGTCAACCAGGTTTGTGCAGTACGGGATTTCCTTCTCGATGAACCGGAAGAGCAGCGTATAGGACCACAGGAAGTAACTAATATCGTTTTTATGGGTATGGGCGAACCGCTCAACAACCTTGAGAATCTTTTAACCTCTATTTCCATTCTCACTGAACAGAAAGGCCTTGATTTTACTGGTCGCCGCATAACCGTGTCGACCTGCGGCATAATTCCCAAAATGCGGCTGCTTGGCGAAAACTCATCCGTTAATCTGGCAGTTTCACTGCACGCCGTCGACGACGCAACCAGAGATATGCTTATGCCCATTAATAAAAAGTATCCTCTGGATCAGCTTCTTGAGGCCTGCAGAACCTACCCTATGCCTAAACGCCGCCGCATAATGTTCGAGTACACTCTGCTCAGGGATATTAATGACAGCGACAGGGATGCCCGTAAGCTGGCACATCAACTGCAGTCCATCCCCTGTAAGATCAACCTGCTTGCCTATAATGAATCGGAAGATCTCCCTTACAAAGCTCCAACATTCGAGAGAATGCTGGCATTTCAGGAAATTCTAAGGAAAAACAACTATTCCGTTTTTATACGGACCAGCAGAGGAGCTGATATCTCAGCTGCCTGTGGCCAGCTTGCCGGAAAACACAACTAA
- a CDS encoding radical SAM protein, giving the protein MQYEGNIIRPPSEANSIILQVTAGCSYNKCTFCGAYKDKPFRIRHESIDADIEFAAQYCRRQKRVFLADGDALILPFAQLLHIFIKIRHELPWVNRISLYANARAIRSKTKEELLHLKSLGLDRVYLGLESGDDRILSSIRKGETSRSMIAAADRITECALFLSVTLLLGIAGRELSAVHAENTGKVLTRMAPGQIAALTVMPIPGTKLFIDIQEERFFLPDSHSLLRELQKVIQFISLDRVQFYANHASNYLQLSGRLQKDKERMLSLIDAALSGSIQLIAEEHRAL; this is encoded by the coding sequence ATGCAGTATGAAGGCAATATCATCCGGCCTCCCAGTGAAGCAAATTCGATCATTCTTCAGGTGACGGCCGGATGTTCCTATAATAAATGCACGTTTTGCGGAGCCTACAAAGATAAGCCTTTCAGAATTCGTCATGAATCCATTGATGCCGACATTGAGTTTGCAGCGCAGTATTGCCGGCGCCAAAAGAGAGTATTCCTCGCCGATGGTGACGCCCTTATTCTACCGTTTGCGCAATTGCTGCACATCTTTATTAAAATCCGGCATGAGCTTCCATGGGTCAACAGAATCTCACTCTATGCCAATGCCCGTGCGATTCGATCAAAAACCAAAGAAGAATTGCTGCACCTTAAATCCCTGGGTCTGGATAGGGTATATCTTGGTCTGGAAAGCGGAGACGACAGGATTCTCAGCAGTATCAGAAAAGGGGAAACCTCACGCTCGATGATAGCGGCGGCAGACAGGATAACAGAGTGCGCCCTTTTTCTCTCGGTCACCCTGCTTTTAGGCATTGCCGGCAGGGAACTTTCTGCGGTACATGCCGAAAATACAGGCAAGGTACTCACTCGAATGGCACCAGGACAGATTGCAGCCCTCACCGTAATGCCTATTCCAGGCACAAAATTGTTTATCGATATTCAGGAAGAGCGCTTCTTTTTGCCGGATTCACATTCTCTCTTGCGGGAACTTCAAAAAGTCATACAGTTCATATCTCTGGATCGTGTCCAGTTTTATGCCAATCACGCTTCTAATTACCTGCAGTTATCCGGACGGTTGCAAAAGGATAAGGAAAGAATGCTTTCCCTGATCGATGCTGCTCTTTCAGGCTCCATTCAGCTTATAGCCGAGGAGCACCGCGCTTTATAG
- the serC gene encoding 3-phosphoserine/phosphohydroxythreonine transaminase — protein MGERIYNFSPGPATLPLEVLQQAREDIINFDNSGIGICEISHRSKEFMRVAAEAEELMRELLGIPGNYKVLFLQGGASSQFFMVPMNLLGGGKKATYLNTGTWSKKSIKEAQLFGNIEVAFSSENEKFNRVPTDDEYAVSADSEYLYFVSNNTIFGTQFDPIPQSEKMLVSDMSSDILSRNFDVSKFGLIFAGAQKNMGPSGATTVIIRDDLLDRVPENTPTMLKYKTHADKDSMFNTPPTFSIYIIRNVLKWLKNNGGIAAIEKKNKEKAMLIYDVIDAGDYYRGHALKDSRSMMNIAFNLPTAELEAAFIQEAAAKGLNGLKGHRSIGGCRASIYNAFPHEGVVALSRFMLEFQKNNPA, from the coding sequence ATGGGTGAGAGAATTTATAACTTCAGTCCGGGACCTGCCACACTCCCTCTTGAAGTTCTGCAGCAGGCACGTGAAGATATCATTAATTTTGATAATTCCGGCATCGGCATCTGTGAAATCAGCCACCGATCCAAGGAGTTCATGCGGGTTGCCGCCGAGGCAGAAGAACTTATGCGTGAATTACTTGGAATTCCAGGAAATTATAAAGTCCTTTTTCTCCAGGGAGGAGCATCAAGCCAATTTTTTATGGTGCCGATGAACCTTCTCGGCGGCGGTAAAAAAGCAACGTATCTCAACACCGGCACCTGGAGCAAGAAATCGATAAAAGAGGCACAGCTTTTCGGCAATATCGAGGTAGCCTTTTCAAGTGAGAACGAGAAATTCAACAGGGTCCCCACAGACGATGAGTACGCCGTTTCCGCTGACTCCGAGTATCTCTATTTTGTTTCCAACAATACCATCTTCGGCACCCAGTTCGATCCCATTCCCCAGTCTGAGAAGATGCTGGTCAGCGATATGTCCTCCGATATCCTTTCCCGCAATTTCGATGTCAGCAAATTCGGTCTTATATTTGCCGGGGCACAAAAAAATATGGGACCGTCAGGAGCGACAACAGTCATTATCAGGGATGATTTGCTTGACCGTGTTCCTGAAAACACTCCGACAATGCTGAAGTACAAAACTCATGCCGATAAGGACTCGATGTTCAACACCCCCCCTACTTTCTCGATATACATTATTCGAAACGTTCTGAAATGGCTCAAGAATAATGGTGGAATCGCAGCTATTGAGAAGAAAAACAAAGAAAAAGCCATGCTTATCTACGATGTAATCGATGCAGGTGATTACTATCGCGGCCATGCTCTGAAAGATTCCCGCTCAATGATGAACATCGCCTTTAATCTACCGACAGCGGAACTGGAAGCCGCCTTCATACAAGAGGCTGCCGCAAAAGGTTTGAACGGGCTCAAGGGACATCGCTCCATTGGTGGCTGCCGGGCCTCAATTTACAATGCCTTCCCACATGAAGGCGTCGTTGCACTCAGCCGCTTTATGCTGGAATTCCAGAAGAATAATCCCGCCTAA
- a CDS encoding tRNA (cytidine(34)-2'-O)-methyltransferase, translating into MPAIPSFNIVLVEPEIPPNTGSIARLCGATDCVLHLVHPLGFSTDDKHLKRAGLDYWKHVQIVHWPNLEKFLEEQDERNLYFFTTKTSKSYTSATFKAGDFLIFGKETKGLPQEILQLYQERSYTLPMANPNIRSLNLAMTVGIVVYEAIRQQVRGI; encoded by the coding sequence ATGCCTGCAATACCTTCATTTAATATTGTTCTGGTTGAACCCGAGATTCCACCTAATACCGGGTCAATTGCCAGATTATGCGGCGCTACGGATTGCGTCCTCCATCTTGTCCATCCACTTGGTTTTTCAACGGACGATAAGCACCTCAAACGTGCCGGTCTGGATTATTGGAAGCATGTACAAATAGTCCATTGGCCGAATCTGGAGAAGTTCCTCGAAGAGCAGGATGAACGAAATCTCTATTTTTTTACGACTAAAACGAGTAAATCATACACTTCAGCGACATTCAAAGCTGGTGATTTCTTGATCTTTGGAAAAGAAACCAAGGGATTACCGCAAGAAATTCTTCAACTCTATCAGGAAAGAAGCTATACATTACCAATGGCAAACCCCAATATCAGAAGCCTCAATCTTGCGATGACCGTAGGTATCGTTGTCTATGAAGCTATTCGTCAGCAAGTCAGGGGAATCTGA
- a CDS encoding ComEA family DNA-binding protein — translation MTNCRSKNDDTNLCKIHILALLAVCIGAIMFFRGGGGEDFFQSQGETSFLTWKESQLLLTSADNKEIDDNTALPINLRPIFFQPIPFNDAGYDLLLTIPGVGPKTAADMLEKRSEFGKFNRAEELVVIRGIGAKKAEFLKKYLTFE, via the coding sequence ATGACAAATTGCCGCTCAAAAAATGACGATACAAATCTATGCAAGATTCACATCCTCGCTCTGCTTGCAGTATGTATCGGTGCCATCATGTTCTTCAGAGGCGGAGGGGGTGAGGATTTTTTTCAAAGCCAGGGGGAAACTTCTTTTCTGACCTGGAAAGAGTCACAACTACTACTGACCTCCGCAGACAATAAAGAGATAGACGACAATACAGCCTTGCCTATTAATCTGCGGCCTATATTTTTTCAACCGATACCTTTTAACGATGCCGGCTATGACCTGCTTCTTACCATTCCGGGCGTCGGTCCCAAAACCGCAGCAGACATGCTTGAAAAAAGATCAGAATTTGGAAAATTCAACAGAGCGGAAGAACTTGTGGTGATACGAGGAATAGGAGCCAAGAAAGCCGAGTTTTTAAAGAAATATTTAACTTTTGAGTAA
- the miaA gene encoding tRNA (adenosine(37)-N6)-dimethylallyltransferase MiaA, with protein sequence MIVLVGPTAIGKTALSLEIADRFGCEIVSLDSMQIYRHMDIGTAKVSPQEREHTTHHLIDVVNPDEHYDASDYVRDALEAIVGIHQRKKIPVVTGGTGLYLRALIEGLFKSGASFPELREELHRRLETEGSSKLHEELLSKDRITAQKIHKNDTHRLIRALEIYHGTGKSWSDHIAGHAREKGKIRFEHIIRLGLTCERELLYRRINERTSLMLRQGLREEVLKLLAHYHRDLKSMQSIGYRHMAEHLLDGTPIEKTEELLARDTRRYAKRQYTWFKKMNIEWFETASHRKIITRIQNFLG encoded by the coding sequence GTGATTGTGCTGGTCGGACCAACGGCAATAGGCAAGACGGCCCTCTCTCTTGAAATTGCCGACAGGTTCGGCTGCGAGATAGTCAGCCTCGATTCCATGCAGATATACCGTCACATGGACATTGGTACTGCAAAGGTTTCCCCACAGGAAAGGGAACATACCACGCATCATCTTATCGATGTTGTCAATCCTGATGAACACTATGACGCCAGTGATTACGTGAGAGATGCCCTTGAAGCAATTGTCGGGATTCATCAAAGAAAAAAAATTCCAGTGGTAACCGGGGGCACCGGGTTATATCTTCGTGCATTAATCGAAGGTTTATTTAAGAGTGGTGCAAGTTTTCCGGAATTACGTGAGGAACTGCACAGAAGACTGGAGACGGAAGGGAGCTCGAAATTACATGAAGAGCTTCTGTCAAAAGACCGAATTACTGCACAAAAAATCCATAAAAACGATACTCACAGACTCATTCGGGCTCTGGAGATTTACCATGGAACCGGAAAGAGTTGGAGTGATCATATAGCGGGGCATGCCCGGGAAAAAGGTAAGATAAGATTCGAACACATTATCCGACTTGGCCTAACCTGTGAACGTGAGCTTCTTTATCGCAGGATAAATGAGCGGACCTCTTTGATGCTGCGGCAGGGACTGCGAGAAGAGGTACTCAAGCTGCTGGCTCACTATCATCGTGATCTCAAGTCCATGCAGTCTATTGGCTACCGCCATATGGCCGAACATTTACTCGATGGCACCCCGATAGAGAAGACAGAGGAGTTGTTGGCCAGAGATACCCGCAGATACGCAAAACGGCAATACACCTGGTTTAAAAAAATGAATATCGAATGGTTTGAAACTGCTTCTCACCGGAAGATAATTACAAGAATACAGAATTTTCTCGGCTAG
- the recJ gene encoding single-stranded-DNA-specific exonuclease RecJ, with translation MKSLTERYWRLPLPYIASADEKTLAGKFGVEPEIIKILNNRGLSEKKEIEKFLYPTLYDLENPSELLGMAEACALVYQALIEEQEIIIWGDYDVDGVTATCVLVSFFQSLQIKVRWFIPNRFTDGYGLELQSLKVLLEECSSSNPLLITVDCGISNDEEVAFARSRGCRVIVTDHHEPGEGNCSADAVINPKQRGCQFKDKNIAGVGLAFYLAMGIRAFLEKKMFFNRVVIKPNLKQLLELVAIGTIADMVSLTNCNRILVKAGFEVLNISPSPGVAALLEECDIRSANITAEDIAFQVAPKINAAGRLEEAGFAAHLLLENDPAIAKKLARKLSNLNKKRKELCEECLETTLTNIEYSLNSNDHCCIAKVDYSIGILGIVASQIGEKTGVPVILVTSANDKKLGRVLKGSCRSIPGINIHQALKNCKDFLIKYGGHPMAAGVTLHEEMFDDFRNAFSAQLSELSSMPAEPREVDLEMEMEKVLSAKIIQQMQMLEPFGVDNEKPIFIDRNIILQDINKLGRNGDHLSFRKRGRFKSLKCVAFRFGEYENIIKNSPEFNMIYTISISRYKKAAKWQAQLVDFL, from the coding sequence ATGAAATCTTTGACAGAAAGATATTGGCGCCTTCCTCTGCCGTACATCGCCTCAGCGGACGAAAAAACATTAGCCGGGAAGTTCGGGGTAGAACCGGAAATTATCAAAATCCTGAATAATAGAGGACTTAGCGAGAAGAAGGAGATCGAGAAATTTCTCTATCCAACTCTGTACGATCTTGAGAATCCTTCAGAACTGCTGGGGATGGCGGAGGCCTGCGCCCTTGTTTATCAAGCATTGATTGAAGAACAGGAGATTATCATCTGGGGAGATTATGATGTCGACGGAGTAACAGCAACCTGTGTGCTTGTTTCCTTTTTTCAAAGCCTGCAGATCAAAGTACGTTGGTTTATACCCAACAGGTTTACGGATGGATATGGCCTGGAACTGCAATCACTTAAAGTGTTACTTGAAGAATGTTCATCGTCCAATCCCTTGTTGATCACGGTGGACTGCGGCATTTCCAATGATGAGGAAGTTGCGTTTGCACGGTCGCGAGGCTGCAGGGTCATAGTGACGGATCACCACGAACCGGGGGAGGGGAATTGTTCAGCTGACGCAGTCATCAATCCTAAACAACGTGGTTGTCAATTTAAGGATAAGAATATCGCCGGAGTAGGCCTTGCCTTTTATCTGGCTATGGGGATACGGGCCTTTCTTGAGAAAAAGATGTTTTTCAATAGGGTGGTCATTAAGCCTAATCTAAAACAATTACTTGAGCTCGTGGCTATTGGTACCATTGCTGATATGGTGTCTCTGACCAACTGTAACAGAATTCTGGTTAAAGCTGGTTTTGAAGTTCTCAACATCAGTCCCAGTCCGGGAGTTGCTGCCTTGCTGGAAGAATGCGATATTCGCTCAGCCAACATTACTGCAGAAGATATAGCTTTTCAGGTGGCCCCTAAGATAAACGCAGCCGGCAGACTTGAAGAAGCAGGCTTTGCCGCACATCTCTTACTGGAGAATGACCCAGCAATAGCTAAAAAGCTGGCGAGGAAATTATCAAATCTTAACAAGAAGCGTAAAGAATTGTGCGAAGAATGTCTAGAAACAACATTAACTAATATAGAATATAGTTTGAATTCAAATGATCATTGCTGTATAGCGAAAGTCGATTATTCCATAGGAATACTCGGAATTGTAGCATCTCAGATCGGAGAGAAAACAGGAGTGCCGGTTATATTGGTAACATCGGCAAATGATAAAAAACTGGGCAGGGTGCTCAAAGGCTCATGCAGGTCAATTCCAGGCATAAATATTCACCAAGCATTGAAAAATTGTAAAGATTTCCTGATTAAATACGGGGGGCATCCAATGGCCGCCGGAGTAACTCTGCACGAAGAAATGTTTGACGATTTCAGAAATGCATTTTCGGCACAGCTATCCGAACTCTCTTCCATGCCGGCAGAACCTAGGGAGGTCGATCTGGAAATGGAGATGGAAAAGGTTCTTTCGGCAAAGATAATACAGCAGATGCAGATGCTGGAGCCTTTTGGGGTAGACAACGAAAAACCGATTTTTATCGATAGAAACATAATCTTGCAGGATATCAACAAGCTGGGCCGCAATGGTGATCATTTATCTTTTCGCAAACGAGGCAGGTTCAAGAGTTTGAAATGTGTCGCATTCCGGTTTGGTGAATATGAAAACATCATTAAAAACAGTCCTGAATTCAATATGATCTATACCATTTCCATCTCAAGATATAAGAAAGCGGCCAAGTGGCAGGCTCAACTGGTGGATTTTCTTTAA
- the purB gene encoding adenylosuccinate lyase: protein MRRDIYQEPLVGRYTSTEMQFLFSEEFKFTTWRKCWTALAEAQFELGLDLIDGEMIRQMKENQSNIDYEAASQKEKEIRHDVMAHVFEYGTKCPKAEGIIHLGATSQFVVCNTDLIIQKKALELIRRGLLQVIQNLCDFSYAHKDLATLGFTHYQPAQPTTVGKRNTLYIQDLILDLEYIDSFLKQIRARGAKGTVGTQATFLELFKGDHKKVRALDQRVAEKLGFNKTFAVTGQTYSRKLDCKLVESLAGIATTAHKFAVDLRLLSNLKVQEEPFAKNQTGSSAMAYKRNPMRSERMTGLCRKLMGLPTNFMGTYANQWFERTLDDSAIRRMDIPQAFLLSDAILKLFVNITSDMVVYPKQIEKHLRAELPFMATEKILMAAVERGKSRQVMHEVVKEHSIAAGKKVKEEGCENDLLLRLANDPAIPFDLAELEELISHYASFTGRASEQVQEYLDEVVLPLLEENKNRMAAIDSSLSV, encoded by the coding sequence ATGCGTAGAGATATTTACCAGGAACCACTTGTGGGACGCTATACGAGTACTGAAATGCAGTTTCTTTTTTCTGAAGAGTTTAAATTTACTACTTGGCGGAAATGCTGGACTGCATTGGCGGAAGCGCAATTCGAGTTGGGCCTTGATTTAATAGATGGTGAGATGATTCGCCAGATGAAGGAAAATCAAAGCAACATCGATTACGAAGCCGCCTCACAAAAGGAAAAAGAGATTCGGCATGATGTTATGGCCCACGTCTTTGAATATGGTACTAAATGTCCTAAAGCTGAAGGTATTATTCATTTAGGAGCAACCTCGCAATTTGTTGTCTGCAACACCGATTTGATTATCCAGAAAAAGGCCCTGGAACTTATCCGGCGCGGGCTCCTCCAGGTAATACAGAATCTCTGCGATTTCTCGTATGCTCACAAAGACTTGGCCACTCTGGGATTCACACATTACCAACCTGCCCAACCTACCACTGTCGGCAAGCGAAATACCCTCTATATCCAGGACCTTATTTTGGATCTCGAATATATTGATTCTTTTCTCAAACAGATACGTGCTCGTGGCGCAAAAGGAACAGTCGGTACACAGGCGACTTTTCTGGAGCTTTTCAAAGGTGATCACAAAAAGGTTCGAGCGCTTGATCAACGAGTTGCTGAAAAGCTTGGATTTAACAAGACATTTGCCGTCACCGGTCAAACCTATAGCAGAAAATTGGACTGTAAATTAGTCGAATCACTAGCCGGAATTGCCACAACGGCACATAAGTTTGCTGTTGATCTGCGATTGCTGTCTAATCTCAAGGTCCAGGAAGAACCTTTTGCCAAAAACCAAACCGGCTCTTCTGCCATGGCTTACAAACGGAATCCTATGCGATCAGAACGGATGACCGGACTATGCCGGAAACTTATGGGACTCCCGACAAATTTTATGGGAACCTATGCCAACCAGTGGTTCGAGCGTACTCTTGATGACTCCGCCATTCGCAGGATGGATATCCCTCAAGCTTTTTTATTAAGCGATGCAATATTGAAGCTTTTTGTGAATATTACCTCGGATATGGTTGTATATCCGAAACAAATAGAAAAGCATTTACGTGCCGAACTCCCCTTCATGGCCACTGAGAAAATATTAATGGCGGCAGTGGAAAGAGGCAAAAGCCGGCAGGTGATGCATGAAGTGGTCAAGGAACATTCTATCGCCGCAGGGAAAAAGGTAAAGGAAGAAGGTTGCGAAAACGACCTTCTTCTTCGCCTTGCCAATGATCCAGCCATTCCGTTTGATCTTGCCGAGCTCGAAGAATTGATCTCGCACTATGCTTCTTTTACCGGACGAGCCTCAGAACAGGTGCAGGAATATCTCGACGAAGTCGTTCTGCCGCTTCTAGAGGAAAATAAAAATCGTATGGCAGCCATTGACTCCTCCTTGAGTGTCTGA
- a CDS encoding DUF4911 domain-containing protein → MQPTQNLEVIYLQIRTDKFYYLKFILEAYDGLAILSSSGIRKDIVLVRYPGELRQTVFELLASIAAQINPYGKN, encoded by the coding sequence ATGCAGCCAACACAAAATTTGGAAGTGATATATCTGCAAATTCGAACGGATAAGTTTTATTATCTCAAATTTATTCTCGAGGCTTATGATGGTCTGGCAATCCTGTCCAGTTCTGGGATTCGTAAAGATATTGTTTTGGTGAGATATCCTGGTGAATTGCGGCAAACAGTGTTTGAACTCCTCGCTTCAATCGCCGCCCAAATAAACCCTTACGGGAAAAATTAA